A segment of the Entomomonas moraniae genome:
TGGTTTGATGGCTGGAGTGGGCTACAGCCACTGAAAAAATACTTCCAAAATAAGCGAGGGCTTTGGGATTAGCAAGATTTGTCATCAGTCCTTTTAGAAAGAAATGATTTTGTTGGTGGTTTGGAGTAATAATGAGTTGATAGGTTTTAAAAGAGGATTTTACTGAAAGTATACCTAACCAGAAGAGGTATCCACCTCCTAATAGTAATAGTAGTTGATAGACTATAGGTACTCGATCAATAATAAAGCTTAAACCACTAATTGCTAATAGCTCCCAAATAGCAATCGCTGAACAGACACCAGCAATAGCAACTAGTGTTTGTTTTCTTGTGTGATTAACAGCTGTTTGTGAAATAAAAACAAAATCAGGTCCCGGACTGGCTAAAGCTAATAAATGTATTAAAAAAATCGAAAAAAGCGACACGATAAAAATCCATTATAAAAGAATTATTTTAGCAGTGTTTATAGGGCACACCAATATTTTTATCGGTACATTAATTTATAAAGGAATAGGTTGATTGTGACGAAATTGCCCATTCTTATAAATTTTATGGCGTTGAATTGCTGTTTTTACATCTTGAATAGACAACGTATTTTCTAGAAGGCTAGCAAACTCCATGCGTTGTGTAATTGTTTCGAGTTTAAACGTCCAGTAAAGTGGCATCAATGGATTAATAAAGAGTTCTGATCCTTCCGTTCTTTGGGTGGCGTGAATATCCCCGAAATCACCCGACATTGCACCAGCAATCGAGTTATTCACAATACTAGGGTAATGAGAGTGTTGATGAATATATTGGGTAAGCGCTAAGTACTCTTTACCCTCTGGCATTTCTTTAGTTAATGAGAAAGCGCCTAAATATCCCCCATCATGAATAAGTGTAGCGACATTTTCTAAGAAATTATAATGATTTACACCATGGAAGTGATCGATACCAAAGCCAATGGCCGCAATGTATTTGTTTTTTGCATTGCTTTTGACAGCTGCTATCATAGAGTTGGCATCCTCTACAATTGTTCCCATTGTTTGTTCATCACCAAAAATGACGCTGTCTGTCCCACCATCAACCAATAATACGGTATCAAGCTGGTATTGTTCGATTAAATAATTATAAGCCTGCCTTAATGGTTGTACGCCTAACTCATAATCAAAAGCGTAAATGGACGTGTCGATCTTTAAATGATTCCATAACCATTGGCAAATAAGATTCTCAGGAAAGTAATTTAACATTTCACAGTCTTTGGTTATTTTATAAGTGCCATCAAAGACTTTCTCTGCTCCTGATCGAGGAAGTTCAGTAAAGGAAAAGTTAGCGAGAACAACCTCTTTGCCCAGTGTTTTTGTAAGGTATAAATATAAAGGAATTCCATGCGTGATATCATAACCACCACCAGCCCCTGCAATTAAAAAGCGTTCTCCTTTTGCAAGCTCATTAAAAAAAGGAATCTGCATTTTTTCTCCTTATTGATTATGACAAGTGTGAAAACCGTATTATTATGAAAAATATTAACGGGGTATCAGGTTATGTTATGGCTAATTTAATACTTATACGATAAGATTACAAACTAAACTGTTGTTTGTATTTTTGTTGTTTTACTTTATGGAAGATAAGTATGTTGGACATATTCAAGACTAAACAGTCGTTGTTGGCTTTACCTCTCGCGATGTCATTGGTTTTTGGTGTTGTATCTGAAAACATGACGATGACCCAAGCAGCAACTGCTAAAGCTAGCTTGGATGAAGCTACCTTAGCAGAACGTTATGCAGGTAAGGAACTAAAAGTAGTAGATGTATCTGAGATACAAGTCAACGGAGCCAGCACTTTATCTGTTACCTTCTCTGTGCCTCTGAAATCGGGGCAAGCATTTAATGATAAGTTGCATCTAGTAGACGCTAAATCAGGGAAAGTGGATGGCGCTTGGGTGCTTTCAGATAATCAATTAGAGTTAACGTTTAATAGTTTAGAGCCTAATCGCAAACTTGTTTTAACAATTGATTCAGGTCTACGTGGTGTGAATGGCAGAAGTTTGCCAATAGAGCATGTCTCTCGTTTAACCACTAAAAACTTACAACCAATGATCAATTTTGCAAGTCGTGGCTCGCTATTTCCTGTGCGTTTAGCTGAAGGTCTACCTGTACTGACATTAAATGTTGACCAAGCAACCGTAGAGTTTTTTAAAGTACAAGATAACAAGCTACCACAGTTTCTTTCTGAGTGGGGGCGTGGTGGTTCATTACGGTATTGGCAAGCGACTGACTTATTGAAAATGGCCGACTTAGTTTATACCGGTGGTTTTAAGCTAGAAGCAGAAAAAAATCGCCGTGAAA
Coding sequences within it:
- a CDS encoding LysE family transporter encodes the protein MSLFSIFLIHLLALASPGPDFVFISQTAVNHTRKQTLVAIAGVCSAIAIWELLAISGLSFIIDRVPIVYQLLLLLGGGYLFWLGILSVKSSFKTYQLIITPNHQQNHFFLKGLMTNLANPKALAYFGSIFSVAVAHSSHQTIILMFVIVLIESLIWFYLVARLFSTEKIAKWYQKHLRAINFICGLAFIGFGLSLLVQLLKTIL
- a CDS encoding DUF1152 domain-containing protein gives rise to the protein MQIPFFNELAKGERFLIAGAGGGYDITHGIPLYLYLTKTLGKEVVLANFSFTELPRSGAEKVFDGTYKITKDCEMLNYFPENLICQWLWNHLKIDTSIYAFDYELGVQPLRQAYNYLIEQYQLDTVLLVDGGTDSVIFGDEQTMGTIVEDANSMIAAVKSNAKNKYIAAIGFGIDHFHGVNHYNFLENVATLIHDGGYLGAFSLTKEMPEGKEYLALTQYIHQHSHYPSIVNNSIAGAMSGDFGDIHATQRTEGSELFINPLMPLYWTFKLETITQRMEFASLLENTLSIQDVKTAIQRHKIYKNGQFRHNQPIPL